One genomic region from Chelmon rostratus isolate fCheRos1 chromosome 11, fCheRos1.pri, whole genome shotgun sequence encodes:
- the rab23 gene encoding ras-related protein Rab-23, with the protein MLEEDMEVAIKVVVVGNGAVGKSSMIQRYCKGVFTKDYKKTIGVDFLERQILVNDEEVRLMLWDTAGQEEFDAITKAYYRGAQACVLVFSTTDRESFQAIDSWREKVEAEVGDIPTVLVQNKIDLLEETVIKNEEAEALAKRLKLRFYRASVKEDLNVNEVFKYLAEKYLQRLKQQTAEETEVVHTTSNKIGVFNTTSSNVCNQSSSNGREIITLRPNKQRTKKNKNPFGSCSLL; encoded by the exons ATGTTGGAGGAGGACATGGAAGTGGCCATCAAGGTGGTCGTGGTCGGCAATGGAGCTGTTGGCAAGTCTAGTATGATCCAACGTTACTGCAAGGGTGTCTTCACTAAGGACTACAAAAAGACCATCGGAGTGGACTTTCTGGAAAGGCAGATACT TGTAAATGACGAAGAGGTCAGACTCATGCTGTGGGACACTGCTGGTCAGGAGGAGTTTGACGCTATTACCAAGGCCTACTACCGTG GTGCTCAAGCATGTGTTCTAGTCTTCTCTACCACAGACAGGGAGTCATTTCAGGCTATTGACAGCTGGAGGGAGAAGGTGGAGGCAGAGGTCGGAGATATTCCCACAGTTCTAGTGCAGAACAAAATTGACCTGCTGGAAGAGACCGTTATAAAAAA CGAGGAGGCAGAAGCTTTGGCTAAAAGGCTGAAGCTGCGATTTTATCGAGCTTCAGTAAAAGAGGACCTTAATGTCAATGAGG TATTTAAGTACTTAGCTGAGAAGTATCTTCAGCGgctcaaacagcaaacagcggaggagacagaggtggtCCATACAACAAGCAATAAAATAG GTGTTTTTAATACCACAAGTAGTAATGTGTGCAACCAGAGCTCCAGCAACGGCAGAGAAATCATCACTTTGCGACCTAACAAACAAAGAaccaagaaaaataaaaatccttttGGAAGCTGCAGCCTACTCTAG